A single window of Maylandia zebra isolate NMK-2024a linkage group LG2, Mzebra_GT3a, whole genome shotgun sequence DNA harbors:
- the LOC112433505 gene encoding uncharacterized protein LOC112433505 translates to MMMEEEEDRAESAGSSCPSVRSDRSKGRNPAFSGEPGATRGQRSQSAGSSCPSVRSDRSKGNPPVFSGEPGATRVDQQSSEVPSGQSAQQHQTQLDSIFMLLEDNIITFVKNELKKIQKALNPNKPQCLEFQREDDEQRSSSREAFVKITVDFLRRMKQEELADRLQRQLPAAVCHRNLKSKLKKKFQCVFEGIAKAGNPTLLNQIYTELYITEGGTAEVNDEHEVRQIETASRKPDRPETTIRQEDIFKASPGRVEPIRTVLTKRVAGIGKTVLTQKYSLDWAEDKANQDIQFIFPFTFRELNVLKEEKFSLVGLVHHFFTETKEAGICSFEDFQVVFIFDGLDEYRLPLDFHKTTILTDPRKSTSVDVLLINLIRGKLLPSARLWITTRPAAANQIPPDCVGMVTEVRGFTDPQKEEYFRKRFRDKKQASSIISHIKTSRSLHIMCHIPVFCWITATVLEDVLETREGGQLPNTLTEMYIHFLVVQAKVKKVKYDGGAETDPHWSPESRKMMESLGKLAFDQLQKGNLIFYESDLTECGIDIRAASVYSGVFTQIFKEERGLYQDKVFCFIHLSVQEFLAALHVHLTFINSGLNLLEQQQTTSKKSKLFNKPNLQSLHQSAVNKALQSPNGHLDLFLRFLLGLSLQTNQTLLRGLLTQTGSNSQTNQETVQYIKKKLSENLSAEKSINLFHCLNELNDCSLVEEIQQYITLGLVSNGNLSPAQWSALVFILLSSEEDLDEFDLQKYSASEEALLRLLPVVKASNKALLSVPDLSDRGCEALSSALSSQSSTLRELDLSNNNLQDPAVEFLSAGLRSPDCKLNTLRLSHCKLSERGYEALSSALSSQSCSLRQLDLSNSDLQDSGVKLLSAGVKSPHSKMETLSLSGCLITEEGCTSLASALSSNPSHLRELDLSYNHPGPSGMKLLSAGLKDPGWRLDTLRVEPAGVRWLRPGLRKYSCQLTIDTNTVNTKLQLSDNNRKVTHVEEVQSYPDHPDRFDGWEQLLCRNGLTGRCYWEVEWRGDVYISVSYRSIRRKGVGDCVFGNNDQSWMSDHTFRVFHQNQPRRKRNTDDVQPHDPIWGSDVPAEFKLWTTRQKVLHSLFPWVGTGKNTLRIETLDYRFGLFLNSSTKINKAQNEEIDAIRIVVMQHRVALDMILAERGGLCVLFNTTCCTYIPDNVHSLTMTTALDKLQQLSNAQQQDYVTNNEDWLTWLLSGSWKTLVIKGLATVITYVGLPLEDEPDEEDLV, encoded by the exons caacgag agtggaccagcagagctcagaggttcccagtggtcagtctgcccagcagcatcaaacacagctggactccatatttatg ctgctggaggacaacatcatcacttttgtgaagaacgagctgaagaagatccagaaggctctgaatccaaataagccccagtgcttggagtttcagagggaggatgatgagcagaggagcagcagcagagaggcatttgtaaagatcacagtggacttcctgaggagaatgaagcaggaggagctggctgaccgtctgcagagac aacttccagctgctgtttgtcatcgtaaccttaagtctaagctgaagaagaagttccagtgtgtgtttgagggcatcgctaaagcaggaaacccaaccctcctgaatcagatctacacagagctctacatcacagagggagggactgcagaggtcaatgatgaacatgaggtcagacagattgaaacagcatccaggaaaccagacagaccagaaacaaccatcagacaagaagacatctttaaagcctcacctggaagagttgaaccaatcagaacagtgctgacaaagagagtggctggcattgggaaaacggtcttaacacagaaatacagcctggactgggctgaagacaaagccaaccaggacatccagttcatatttccattcactttcagagagctgaatgtgctgaaagaggaaaagttcagcttggtgggacttgttcatcacttctttactgaaaccaaagaagcaggaatctgcagctttgaagacttccaggttgtgttcatctttgatggtctggatgagtatcgacttcctctggacttccacaaaactacaatcctaactgaccctagaaagtccacctcagtggatgtgctgctgataaacctcatcagggggaaactgcttccctctgctcgcctctggataaccacacgacctgcagcagccaatcagatccctcctgactgtgttggcatggtgacagaggtcagagggttcactgacccacagaaggaggagtacttcaggaagagattcagagataagaagcaggccagcagcatcatctcccacatcaagacatcacgaagcctccacatcatgtgtcacatcccagtcttctgctggatcactgctacagttctggaggatgtgctggaaaccagagagggaggacagctgcccaacaccctgactgagatgtacatccacttcctggtggttcaggccaaagtgaagaaggtcaagtatgatggaggagctgagacagatccacactggagtccagagagcaggaagatgatggagtctctgggaaaactggcttttgatcagctgcagaaaggaaacctgatcttctatgaatcagacctgacagagtgtggcatcgatatcagagcagcctcagtgtactcaggagtgttcacacagatctttaaagaggagagaggactgtaccaggacaaggtgttctgcttcatccatctgagtgttcaggagtttctggctgctcttcatgtccatctgaccttcatcaactctggactcaatctgctggaacaacaacaaacaacatccaAGAAATCTAAATTATTTAACAAACCAAACCTAcaatctctccaccagagtgctgtgaacaaggccttacagagtccaaatggacacctggacttgttcctccgcttcctcctgggtctttcactgcagaccaatcagactctcctacgaggtctgctgacacagacaggaagtaactcacagaccaatcaggaaacagtccagtacatcaagaagaagctcagtgagaatctgtctgcagaaaaaagcatcaatctgttccactgtctgaatgaactgaatgattgttctctagtggaggagatccaacagtacATAACATTAGGACTTGTCTCCAATGGCAatctgtctcctgctcagtggtcagctctggtcttcatcttactgtcatcagaagaagatctggatgagtttgacctgcagaaatactctgcttcagaggaggctcttctgaggctgctgccagtggtcaaagcctccaacaaagctct cctGAGTGTCCCTGATCTCTCAGACAgaggctgtgaagctctgtcctcagctcTCAGCTCCCAGTCTTCTacactgagagagctggacttaagtaacaacaacctgcaggatccaGCAGTGGAGTTTCTTTCTGCAGGACTGAGAAGTCCAGACTGTAAACTGAATACTCTGAG actgagtcactgtAAGCTCTCAGAGAGAGGCtatgaagctctgtcctcagctctcagctcccagtcctgtagtctgagacagctggacctgagtaactctgacctgcaggattcaggagtgaagcttctgtctgctggagtGAAGAGTCCACACTCTAAaatggaaactctcag tctgtcaggctgtctgatcacagaggaaggctgtacttctctggcctcagctctgagctccaacccctcccatctgagagagctggacctgagctacaatcatccaggtccctcaggaatgaagcttctgtcggctggactgaaggatccaggctggagactggacactctcag ggtggagcctgctggagtccgatggttgagaccaggtctgaggaagt attcctgtcaactcacaatcgacacaaacacagtgaacacaaagctccaactgtctgacaacaacaggaaggtgacacatgtggaggaggttcagtcatatcctgatcatccagacagatttgatggttgggaacagctgctgtgtagaaatggtctgactggtcgctgttactgggaggtcgagtggagaggagacgtttatatatcagtgagttacagaagcatcagaaggaaaggagtcggtgactgtgtgtttggaaacaatgatcagtcctgga TGTCAGACCACACCTTCAGAGTATTCCATCAGAACCAACCACGACGCAAGAGGAACACTGATGACGTGCAACCCCATGACCCAATCTGGGGCAGTGATGTACCAGCGGAGTTCAAGTTGTGGACCACCAGACAGAAGGTCCTGCACTCACTGTTCCCATGGGTCGGAACTGGAAAAAACACGTTAAGAATTGAGACTCTTGACTACCGATTTGGACTTTTCCTGAACAGCTCAACAAAGATAAATAAGGCTCAGAATGAGGAAATCGACGCGATCAGAAtagtggtcatgcaacacagggtCGCCCTGGACATGATTCTCGCTGAGAGAGGGGGCCTCTGTGTCTTATTCAACACCACTTGTTGCACCTATATCCCGGACAACGTGCACTCCTTGACCATGACCACCGCCCTAGACAAGTTGCAACAACTGAGTAATGCGCAGCAACAAGACTATGTCACGAACAATGAGGACTGGCTGACCTGGCTGCTGAGTGGCAGCTGGAAGACCCTCGTGATAAAAGGACTC GCCACAGTAATTACCTATGTTGGACTGCCACTAGAAGATGAACCGGATGAAGAAGATTTagtatag